GTATTGTAATGATGATCATAACGATGATTATCTTTATTTGTATTTTATTATTTATCATTTCATTTAAAAAGAAACATCAATAGACAATCTTTATCATAAAAATTGTATATTTACCACAAATGCTTTTTCATTTATAAAAAGCTCCTTTTGCAGTTGAAAATATAGTACGTTCTTGTATAATAGGTGTAAGCGATTACATGAAAATGGAGGAGTTGCTATGGATACACGTTTTGTCATGCGTAGCGTAAAGTTGCCGGGGGAACTGAAAGAATACATGGAGAAGAAGGTTGGGAAGCTCGAGAAGTTTTTTGATAAGATACTTGGTACACAGATAGCACTTAACTTCAAACGCGGCATGTATGTAGTTGAAATAACTTCTAATATAAATGGAGTGGTAATGAGAGGGGAAGATTATGCCCCCGACTTACGACAAGCTTTCGATAAAGCGTTAAAAAATATAGAGCGTCAAGTAAAGAAACATAAGGATTACCTTACCGAAAAAGTCAGAATGAAAGTGCAAGATATTTCCTTTGATATAGATCCCGAGCTCTTCTCAGTCGCAGAAGATGAGGTCGAACCTCACAAGGGAATTGTAAAGATTAAAAAGTTTAATGTAGGGGTAATGACAGCAGAAGAAGCAACAAGACAGATGGATCTTCTCGGTCATAATTTCTTTATTTTTAAGAATGATGATACGGGAGATATCAATGTTGTATATAGACGCGAATCCGGAGGTTATGGACTACTGGAGCCAAATTAGAAGTAAACTTTTCTCAAAAGGAGCCAATTGGCTCCTTTTTTTATGCTCTTATAAAACTAATTTCATTTTGCTTTAGTTGTGCTTAATAAAAAATTAAAAACTGGTAAAATATAGGAAGTATTTTTTTGAGGATGATTG
The sequence above is a segment of the Synergistaceae bacterium genome. Coding sequences within it:
- the raiA gene encoding ribosome-associated translation inhibitor RaiA; translation: MDTRFVMRSVKLPGELKEYMEKKVGKLEKFFDKILGTQIALNFKRGMYVVEITSNINGVVMRGEDYAPDLRQAFDKALKNIERQVKKHKDYLTEKVRMKVQDISFDIDPELFSVAEDEVEPHKGIVKIKKFNVGVMTAEEATRQMDLLGHNFFIFKNDDTGDINVVYRRESGGYGLLEPN